CTCACTTCCGACAACACCATTCGGTAACCGTCCGCCATGGGCTTGTTTGTTTTCAGGCAGAGCTAAGGGGGCAGGGACGTATGGAATAGGAAAAGAGtccagtgcaggggtccccaaactaaggcccgggggccggatgccgccctccgaggtcattgacctggccccgccctcagctttataatataatatattgtatatacatatagttcCTCATCCGCTGTCGGCCGCCGCTGAGTGACAAACGTCCAACTTACAAAGCTTctagtgcagtgatggccaacctatgacacgcgtgtcagcactgacacgcctagccatttttgctgccacgctgccacatgcagattgattggatgactctgtcttttgtggccaaatttggtgtgatttggtccagtggttttgttgtttactccatgggaactatgcacattacatatatatctatatatatataaaagagtgatggcatcacggcgacccacaaaacaacaaaactacagggcccccaacctcaaaatttgacgacacaacccatcatccacgcctccaggttgatataacaaaaagaaaagaaaaataaattcctaattagagagagaggaataattgcttttatccaattgctgccagttagaaggctaaactcctccaATTTGGTCTCCTTGGTCTCCcaataaaaaatcattaaaaacactaaaaaaaaattaaaaacacgaaaaaattaatacaataaaatactataataacagaaaataactaaaaataatacaagaaaataataaaatataataaataaaaagataacttacaatacaattaattaaaaaatacaaataacgtcaaataaaaattccacaacaatttttaaccaataccaccaccactttgccacatcaatgcgtggccgggcacagctagtgtgcgtgtgtgtgtgtgtgtgtgtgtgtatatatatatatatatacacatatacatacatacatacatatacacacacacacacaaaatattctattattattgtagtatattattatattattacaattatattattattatattattcattattcatgactacattgaaattacaatagagagaaatcagcgtggaaattgcaagaggtaccatagattgttgtacatggaaataagggtagtaaatagtttttgatttattcaatacagttatatattacaattatatatttttgttatttaaactatacatattgcgaaattatggtgttttttttctcaaagtgacacaccacccaagtcatgctaggttttttttggtgaattttgacacaccaagcgcaaaaggttgcccatcattgttctagtGTGAAGCAGGATGAGCCAAAATAGTATATTTCACCGTGTCATCGTTGCACTTTTTGTCATCTTTGTCATCTGTTTTTTCCTGTTAGGATTTACAGCCTGAGTTCCCCTCAAACtcctgtgaaagtcattgctctctCGGATGCCGACGAGGAGACCTTGAGGCTTAGTAAAGGGTGAGTAAGGCCCCACCGACTTGACCAATGCACGGGCCTTCCCTCCTGACCACGTTTGCCTTCCCCCTTCTCTCAGGAGAGCGTATACGGCGCTGATGGGCGAGACGGCCGTGGCCATGGACTTTGGCCCCTTGGCCGTGGTTCCCCGGGCCATCGCGGGCCagcgggagaaggaggaggccctGGCCTACCCCTTGTACATCTTGTACGAAAACGGGGAGACCTTCCTGACCTACGTCAATCTTCTCCACAGGTAAAGAGAACGTGGTTGCCCTTGCTGGTGCTCTTcctctccccccttccttccttccttccttccttccttccttccttccttccttccttccttccactggGAAATATTTGGTgaaacatatattattattattactattactattattacagtagagtctcacttatccaacataaacgggccagcagaatgttggataagcgaatatgttggataataagaaggcattaaggaaaagcctattaatcatcaaattaggttataattttacaaatgaagcaccaaaacatcatgttatacaacaaatttggcagaaaaagtagtttaatacgcagtaatgctatgtagtaattactgtatttatgaatttagcaccaaaatatcatgatgtattgaaaacattgactacaaaaatgtgttggataatccagaacgttggataagcgagtgttggataagtgagactctactgtattaaggttGTATGCCCAtctgtcgtgggtgctttgattgtgcttttcctgcataatggcagaagggggttggactgaattgacctaggggtctcttccaactatattattattattattattattattattattattattattattattattattattattattattttattatgacacagcaaacaagatagacatgctggatttcgtttcacaaaatcacaagtcgaacacttcccaagtgtctaggactgtgtgatgtattattattattattattattattattattattattattattattatgacacagcaaacaagatagacatgctggatttcatatcacaaaatcacaagtcgaacacttcccaagtgtctaggactgtgtgatgtatattattattattattattattattattattattattattattttattatgacacagcaaacaagagagatatgctggatttagtttcacaaaatcacaagtcgaacacttcccaagcgtctaggactgtgtgatgtattattattattattattattattattattattattattgtctaacacagcaaacaagatagatatgctggatttcgtttcacaaaatcacaagtcaaacacttcccaagtgtctaggactgtgtgatgtatattattattattattattttattatgacacagcaaacaagatagacatgctggatttcgtatcacaaaatcacaagtcgaacacttcccaagtgtctaggactgtgtgatgtattttcggatgatgcgcatagatcccagtcgggtggccttttgcagttggcagatcgtaattttgtcaatgtctatcgtttccaaatgccggctgagatcttttggcacggcatccagtgtgcccatcaccaccgggaccacctgcactggtttctgccagagtctttgcagttcaatcttgaggtcctgagagcggctgagtttttcctgctgttgttcatcaatgtgactgattattactattattattattattattattattattattattattattattatggttgtatGCCCATCTGTcgtggatgctttgattgtgcttttcctgcaaaatggcagaagggggttggactattgACCTAGGTGTTTCTTCTAACtacagtattgttgttgttattattattattactattaagctTGTATGCCcgtctgtcatgggtgctttgattgtgtttttcctgcataattgcagaaggggttggactgaattgacttacgggtctcttccaactacattattattattattattattattattattaaggttgtATGCCCGTCTCTCATGGGTGATTTGATTggcagaaggcggttggactgAATTGTCCtgcgggtctcttccaacttcagtattgttgttgttgttgttattattattattattattgaggtggGATGGCCATATCTGTTGAGgaggctttgactgtgcttttcaaTGACTCTGAGGTGCCTCCATGAAAGAGAGCTCTTGTCATTCCAGTGCGGGGACGCTGGGCCGGCTGCTGGGCCCGCTGCCCATGCACCCTGCGGCCGAGGACAACTACGGCTACGACGCGTGTGCCGTGCTGTGCCTCCCGTGCGCCCCCAACATCCTGGTGATTGCCACGGAGTCGGGCATGCTGTACCACTGCGTGGTGCTGGAGGGAGAAGAGGACGACGAGCAGGCCGTACGTTTGTATCAAGGTTTTGGCAAGACCTGAACATTGGACCATTGGCTCCTGATGCAAAGGGTTGGGAAGCCAGAGTGAGATTTCAGAAAGATTCTGAGAGTTGAATAGACCAGgggtctgtttttatttttatatcccgtccATTACATCTGCCGGGAACGGCTTCCCTGGCATTCGGTGGGAAGGaggtgggctcgggctgtggcgcaggctggagagcagctgcaatgaatcactgcaatgaatcactctgaccaggaggtcacgggttcgaggcctgctcggaacctatgtttgtctgtctttgttctatgttaaaaggcattgaatgtttgtctgatatgtgtcatgtgatctgccctgagaaagaagggcaggatataaatgctgcaaataaataataaatagagcatTGTGAACGCCCGGACAGAGTGCTGATGACGGGCTCCGTTCTCGCTCTCCCCTCAGTCGATCAAATCGTGGGACTCGCGTCCGGACCAGATCCTCTCCCTGTATGTGTTTGAatgcgtggagctggagctggcgcTGAGGCTGGCCTCGCGGGAGGGCGACCAGCCGCTGGAGTCGGACTTCTCTTGCCCCATCAAGCTGCACCGAGGTAGGAGTCCGGCCACGGGGCCCTTCACGCCGCTATGACGTTGAAGTTGGCAttccttatttattttacagtaagaCTCTttattagctttgcccggccacgcgttgctgtggcttatgggaatcccttgttggccaggtggaatagcagtgaatagccttgcagtctcaaagcctggccgttttctggagtagctggagctttttgttgtatgaacgtagaggcatggatgaggggttgtgctgccaagtttagtgtttctgggatgtgtagttttgttgttttgtcctaggccgaaacgccattacccatatatatatatatatatacacacacacacacacacacacacacacacacacacacacacacacaagctgtgcccggccacgcattgctgtggcaaggtggtggtggtattggttaaaaattgttgtgtaatttttatttgacgttatttgtattttttaattaattttattgtaagttatctttttatttattatattttattattttcttgtattagttttagttattttctgttattatagtgttttattgtattagttttttagtgttttttattattttttattgggttgctaggagaccaagttggaggagcttagccttctaactggcagcaattggataaaagcaattattcctctctctctaattaggactttctttttcttttctttttgttgtatcaacctagaggcgtggatgatgggttgtgtcgtcaaatttcgaggttggggggcctgtagttttgttgttttgtgggtcgccgtgatgccatcactcttttatatatatagatacacacacacacacacacatacatatacacatgcacTTTATTTTCCAGTTTCTGGCTGCTGTTACCGTATTTGGAAAGAAAACCTTACTTTATCTTACTAATGAaatttgagcatcccttatctggatgtctgaaattcaaaatattccaCACCGGTGGCCAAGTTGCTTCCTGATGCCTTGGCCGTTTTGCATGAACTTGGGTTTCAAGACCAAAGTTCCCAAGATTCTGAATTACGAATCTCTTGCAATCTTCCTGAAAACGGAATGGATTTTCCGCCTTTGTGCCCATCCTTAACTGACGAGCCGAACTTGGCTCCTTTGCTCCAACCTTGTTCCCCAGACCCGAAGTGTCCCTCTCGGTATCACTGCACGCACGACGCCGGGGTGCACAGCGTTGGCCTTCCCTGGATCCACAAGCTGCACAAATTCCTTGGCTCAGGTGAGGCCGGGAGTCTCGTTTCTCCAAGACCCCTTTCCTTTCTGGGTGCAATGCCGTTGTGTGCCGTCCGTCTGATTGGGTTTTACTGGTTTTTTCCCCAGACGAGGAAGACAAAGATAGTCTGCAGGAGCTCGGAGCGGAAGAGAAATGCTTTGTGGAGCACATCCTTTGCACCAAGCCTCTGCCGTGCAggtgagagagaatgagagagagagaggaagcaaGGCATGCTTCCATCCCTTGACAAGGATTGCGGGGCCAGAAgccataacatcatcatcatttaattacttattaatcgccctccatccacgatgctctaggcgatttacaagataacaCACTGCGGAAAGATGGAAAACAGAGAATGgcatacagcaggcatgggcagacttagGAGAACGCAGCAGGgaatacccttctgactggcagttagggggagaacggctcttcctcgtcctctgtaatttggacttgtatttttctaggtttttttgtttgaaagacatagattggaagactatttttatatagagagattattattagtattatattattatttttattcataccctgctttttctctccacaaggagactcaaagcgacttacattaaaagcattttccGTATAATGTAAAATCGAACAGGACTGACCATCGCTGGCATTGGTGtagcctttcttcttttcctcgcAGAGAGCCCTCCTCCATCCTGGGGTTTGCCATCGTCTCCGACATCCTGGGCCCCACCATGGTCTGCATCACAGAGACCTACGAATGCATCACCAAGCCTCTTCTGTAAGTATCAAACCGTCCTAAACCTGTGTTGGAGAGAGAGATGCCTTTGTGGAGGGGAAAAGTCGTGTTGTCATTTACTGCCAGGAACGGTTGAATTGAGGCTCACTCACCTTCCGTCTCAATTTACCTGTTGCTCTGATGATCTGGCGATTTGCTCAATCATACGGAAATAATGCAgtaatttacaatatttacatagtcTTTCCGGAGCAAAGCATTCGTGCATCCGACCTCAATTGTTTGCCGTATGGAAAGCTTTCCGCTGTCGCCTCCCACATTTCACAGCAGTGACAAATGTCCTGTTACGTACCAGAAATCTCCCACggtttccctctagcaataaatcactactctaTGCTGTTAACTCTTTACATCACTGGATTACTTTCTctaatttacaatatttacatagtcTTTCCGGAGCAAAGCATTTGTGCATCCGACCTCGATTGTTTGCTGTATGGGAAGCTTTCTGCTGTCGCCTCCCACATTTCACAGCAGTGACAAATGTCCTGTTACTACTAGAAATCTCTGTTTCCCTCTAGCcataaatctctactctatgcCGTTAACTCTTACACCACTGGACTACTTTCtgcattacagacacacacactcaGTGAGCTTTAAACTAAGTACACATTTCAAAACTATGCAAAACAATACCTTAACATGTCTTGGTCCCTGGCGGGAGGGTTTCGTCACGCGGGAAGTCTTAGGTGCTCGATGCTTCCTTTGCAGCTCGACCGTCCACTCGCCGTGCCCTCCGCTCCTCTGCAGCAAGGACGACGCCCAGGCCGCGGCCTCCCCGCTCCGCATCTTGTCCGAATCCCAGGACTCCTTCGAGAGGCACGTCCAGAGCATCCTGAGTCGCGGCTCCGCCAACCCGCTGCTGTTGAAGTAGGTCTTCTCTTTCAGGGCACATCACAAGGCacatgtacatggcaaacattcaatgccattagacacataggcagacacagaggccatttaacatgttccagcttctggcttcatgaaggtatgctcaattctggccatagggaaagctgccgcttcatcgtccacttttgacactggaaggttttatggtgttgtaaaatagctaaattagcctccccgcataaagcaggacctaaatttcctacttgtcaataataataataataataataataataataataataataataagcttactagctgtgcccggccacgcgttgatgtggcaaagtggtggtggtattggttaaaaattgttgtgtaatttttatttgacgttatttgtaattttttaattaattttattgtaagtgatctttttatttattatattttattattttcttgtattatttttagttattttctgttattatagtattttattgtattaattttttagtgttttaaattattttttagtgttttttattattttttattgggttgctaggagaccaagtgaggagcttagccttctaactggcagcaattggataaaagcaattattcctctctttctaattagaactttatttttcttttctttttgttgtatcaacctagaggtgtggatgatgggttgtgttgtcaaatttcgaggttggggggcctgtagtttttttgttttgtgggtcgccgtgatgccatcactcttttatatatatagatatagatttatatcccgcctccatctcacccgaaggggactcggggcggcttacggcaaaataaaaatacaagcgatgataaaatatgacacatcaaaggacaacaacagaaaccaataataaaatatacacaataggcgaaaaaacacaacacggaattaaaacatcaaattaaaaacaatgaggttgcaatagtggataagcagcTGTCTATTATTAATAGCGAGCTAGGCtgttattaatggttgggagctcaatctgacccggccTGGCTTCAAACTCagtcgtgatttattgcagctggctagtaaaccagctgcgccacagcccaggccccgCTGCACACGGCACATATCTTACCTGAAGTGGAAAAACCCCACGATATTTAAAAGGAAGagcaatcaggggcagctaacgactctgaacataAGATTTAATCCGACCTGTGTGGTTTGCGATGGCCAGAATGATGGAAGCAGCACAGCAAGGCGATGTTTTGCTTCTGGGTGTCTCTTCCTGAGATGAGCGTTTCTTTATTTGTCCCTCCAGAGCCGCGGATAAGGAGTCCTCGCCTCCCCCCGAGGAGGGTCTCCAGCTCCTCAGCAGAGCCACCCAAGTCTTCCGGGAAGAATACATCCTCAAGCAGGACCTGGCCCGGGAGGAGATCCAGCGCAGGTAGAGGCTTCCAAGGGATCGATAGTGTTGGGGCTCGGCGGGTCCCGAGTCTCTTCCTTCTGATTTGAAGCATTACCACGGTTTCTGAGCCAAGGCAtgccctgcagtataataaaatgtccctcaggcttgtgcaacaggtaacagcaggggtcctcaaactttttaagccgag
This genomic window from Anolis carolinensis isolate JA03-04 unplaced genomic scaffold, rAnoCar3.1.pri scaffold_7, whole genome shotgun sequence contains:
- the nup88 gene encoding nuclear pore complex protein Nup88 — encoded protein: MAAMAGAAGAAGLFPGEGWEAALGRMRERASPRGPPGASPALPRALLLGLGAELLLWDPDGAALCVLALRASAQGEPGTQGRAQALLCLNPPLFEVHQMALSPRQQHVALLGPRGVMVMELPKRWGKSSEFEGGKPTVNCGTTPIAERSFTSVASLTLKHAAWYPSETLEPHIVLLTSDNTIRIYSLSSPQTPVKVIALSDADEETLRLSKGRAYTALMGETAVAMDFGPLAVVPRAIAGQREKEEALAYPLYILYENGETFLTYVNLLHSAGTLGRLLGPLPMHPAAEDNYGYDACAVLCLPCAPNILVIATESGMLYHCVVLEGEEDDEQASIKSWDSRPDQILSLYVFECVELELALRLASREGDQPLESDFSCPIKLHRDPKCPSRYHCTHDAGVHSVGLPWIHKLHKFLGSDEEDKDSLQELGAEEKCFVEHILCTKPLPCREPSSILGFAIVSDILGPTMVCITETYECITKPLLSTVHSPCPPLLCSKDDAQAAASPLRILSESQDSFERHVQSILSRGSANPLLLKAADKESSPPPEEGLQLLSRATQVFREEYILKQDLAREEIQRRVKLLREQKKQQLEDLGYCREERKSLREMAERLADKYEEAKEKQEDIVNRMKTVLRGVHSHLPVLSDSEKDMKKELQAIQEQLRHLGNGIKQVKMKKDYQERKTEKGSSPRRPSISLSAAQRKCIQAVLKEEGEHIQEMVKQINDIRNHVAF